DNA sequence from the Bacteroidales bacterium genome:
GATTACTATGCTTGCACCGGGATAATCATAGAGGTATTCACGGAAGTGGTTCACGCTCGGCGTATTATTCATGTTCTCTTCCCACACATATTCCTGGATGGCGCTTTCGGGACAAACGATAAATTGCACTTCTTCATCAAGTTTTTGAACCGCAAGATCCCATATCCGGTCAGCTATTTCAAGCGGGGGTAGTTCGTATTGTTCGCCATAAGGGTCCACGTTAGGTTGGACCACAACAATATCAACCGGCTGGCCTTTATCTTCCTCCCATGTTTTATAAATAATTTGTGAAATCAGAATCGGGAGTAGGATCAGAGAAAAAACAAGCGCACTTCGTGAAAGCATTTTTTTAGCTGAATAGCGTTGCCGCAACTTTTTCCATGAAAGGAAAATCAAAATGTTGACAGCCAGCACCCAAACACTCCCACCAAAAATACCTGTAAATTCATACCACTGTATCCACGTTGGATAAGCGCTGAAACCATTGCCCAGGCTCAGCCAGGGCCAGTTCAGATCCCAGTGGTGGTGTATAAACTCAAAGGTGATCCAAAAGAAAACAAGTGAAAGATATCCCTGGGATGGCTTTGTAAGTGTTCGGCGGACAAAATGAAAAAGTACAAAGAAAACCGTCATGAAGATCGAATTCAATACTATAGCCAGGGCTGCTCCAACCGCTGTTGAATGAACAATCCACCAGGTAGTCAATAGGTTCCAGATAAAAAACGACCATAAAAGGTAGGGGACAATAGAAAAAACCGAATTGATGTTTTTTTGTTTCCAGAAATGATCTTCAATGATCAGCAGCGGTACGAAGGCGGTAAAAAGCAGGCTTGGCAATCCGTACATTGGCCAGGCGATGCTCAAAAGCAATCCGCTCAAAGACGAAAGCAAAATCAGGTGGAAGCGCTTCATGTTCTTTTATTAGTCGTTTTCAATCGCTGCAACACCAGGTAAGGTTTTGCCCTCAATATATTCAAGCATAGCCCCGCCACCAGTTGAAACATAGCTTATTTTATCGGCCAGTTTAAATTTATTGATTGCAGCTACTGAGTCGCCACCACCTACCAGAGAAAATGCACCTTTTTCGGTAGCCCTTGCAACAACTTCGGCAATGAACTTTGTACCATGCTGGAAATTGCACATTTCAAAAACTCCCATTGGCCCATTCCATAGGATGGTTTTGGAATTCATTATAATTTCCTCAAATTGCACACATGAGCGTTTTCCAATATCCAAACCCAGGTATCCATCTGGAATTTCATTTGCAGCACATTCCATTCGCTTTGCGTCGTTAGCGAAAGCGTCGGCGGCAATAGTGTCAACCGGAAGATACAGATCGGTGCCAAATGCCTTGGCTCCCTCAATAATATTTTTAGCCACATCAAGCAATTCATTCTCAACCATGGAGCCACCGATTTTTCCGCCCATTGATTTTATAAAAGTAAACATCATGCCTCCGCCAATAATCAGGTTGTCAACTTTCCCGATCAGGTGATTGATGACCTGAATTTTCGAAGACACTTTTGCTCCGCCAAGGATTGCTGTGAAGGGGCGTTCAGCATCATGGACTACTTTCTTTAAACTGCTTACTTCAGCATTCATAAGGCGCCCGAACATTTTATCATCTGGAAAAAACCTTGCAATTACAGCCGTTGAGGCATGTTCGCGGTGCGCCGTTCCGAAGGCATCATTGATGTAAACATCACCAAGGGCAGATAATTTTTTTGCGAAATCAACATCTCCTGCTTCTTCTTCCTTATAAAAACGAAGGTTCTCCAATAGTAGAATCTGCCCGGGTTTGAGTTCAGCAGAGAGTTTTAAGGCTTCTTCGCCAATGCAATCATTGGCAAACAGAACATCGGTTTTGAATAACTCGTTAAGATACTCGACTAAATGTCTGAGCGAGAGCTTGTCTTCAGGGCCTTTTTTGGGCCTTCCCAGGTGCGACATCAGGATGGCCGAACCACCTTTTGAGAGAATTTCGCTGATTGTGTCAAACGTGGCGTCAATGCGGTTTGTATCGGTAATTTTTTGATCATCGTCAAGCGGCACATTAT
Encoded proteins:
- a CDS encoding phosphoglycerate kinase; its protein translation is MKTLKDYNFNGKKALIRVDYNVPLDDDQKITDTNRIDATFDTISEILSKGGSAILMSHLGRPKKGPEDKLSLRHLVEYLNELFKTDVLFANDCIGEEALKLSAELKPGQILLLENLRFYKEEEAGDVDFAKKLSALGDVYINDAFGTAHREHASTAVIARFFPDDKMFGRLMNAEVSSLKKVVHDAERPFTAILGGAKVSSKIQVINHLIGKVDNLIIGGGMMFTFIKSMGGKIGGSMVENELLDVAKNIIEGAKAFGTDLYLPVDTIAADAFANDAKRMECAANEIPDGYLGLDIGKRSCVQFEEIIMNSKTILWNGPMGVFEMCNFQHGTKFIAEVVARATEKGAFSLVGGGDSVAAINKFKLADKISYVSTGGGAMLEYIEGKTLPGVAAIEND
- the lnt gene encoding apolipoprotein N-acyltransferase, whose protein sequence is MKRFHLILLSSLSGLLLSIAWPMYGLPSLLFTAFVPLLIIEDHFWKQKNINSVFSIVPYLLWSFFIWNLLTTWWIVHSTAVGAALAIVLNSIFMTVFFVLFHFVRRTLTKPSQGYLSLVFFWITFEFIHHHWDLNWPWLSLGNGFSAYPTWIQWYEFTGIFGGSVWVLAVNILIFLSWKKLRQRYSAKKMLSRSALVFSLILLPILISQIIYKTWEEDKGQPVDIVVVQPNVDPYGEQYELPPLEIADRIWDLAVQKLDEEVQFIVCPESAIQEYVWEENMNNTPSVNHFREYLYDYPGASIVIGLSSRRMLEPAEKLTPGARKFRDADLYYEAYNTAMIFDTSSHFQLYHKSKLTPGVEVMPLVRYVKFIENLAFDLGGTVGTLGVDEERTPFSTSEGLKIGTAICYESVYGEFMAGFVKNGADLIFVITNDGWWENTAGHRQHLLFSSVRAIETRRAIARSANTGISCFVNKRGDILQATNYWEPDVIRQTVYTGDGQTFYVRFGDYIARISSFGAVLMLLISVMLRLKNKNVAKA